Proteins encoded by one window of Cytophagia bacterium CHB2:
- a CDS encoding CHAT domain-containing protein, producing MSKIIKILFLAANPKDTTQLRLDEEMRSIDQALRQSEFRDRFDIEQQWAVRVSDLQSHLLRYKPDIVHFSGHGSEAREIILENNAGESQPVSSRALGQLFAVLKDNIRCVVLNACFSASQAEAIAQHIDCVVGMSQEIGDAAALSFASSFYQALGFGRDVKTAFDLGCLQIDMENLNEQHTPKLIAHNHNPKTIIFAKPATLSGETAKKPAAISGSSREYAILMTIGSACLCLIILVLGTIWAVLDDKISVEALGNIQAAGFGGGLLGFGTILYRIIKMALAGGNK from the coding sequence ATGAGTAAGATCATCAAAATTCTTTTTCTTGCGGCAAATCCGAAAGATACTACGCAATTGCGCCTCGACGAGGAAATGCGCAGTATCGATCAGGCGCTGCGCCAATCCGAGTTTCGCGATCGCTTCGACATCGAGCAGCAGTGGGCGGTGCGCGTAAGCGATTTGCAAAGCCATTTGCTGCGCTATAAGCCCGACATCGTGCATTTCAGCGGGCATGGCAGCGAGGCGCGCGAGATCATTTTGGAGAACAACGCCGGCGAAAGCCAGCCGGTTTCAAGCCGCGCGTTGGGCCAGTTGTTTGCCGTGCTCAAGGACAACATTCGCTGCGTCGTGCTCAATGCCTGCTTCTCGGCATCGCAGGCCGAGGCTATCGCACAACACATCGATTGCGTCGTCGGCATGTCGCAGGAAATCGGCGATGCCGCCGCGTTGAGTTTTGCTTCTTCGTTCTATCAAGCGCTCGGCTTTGGCAGAGACGTCAAAACGGCGTTTGATTTGGGCTGCTTGCAAATCGACATGGAAAACCTGAACGAGCAGCACACGCCCAAGCTCATCGCGCACAACCACAATCCCAAAACCATCATCTTTGCCAAGCCGGCAACCTTGAGCGGCGAAACCGCCAAGAAACCTGCGGCGATTTCAGGATCGTCGCGCGAATACGCGATTTTGATGACGATCGGTTCAGCGTGTTTATGCTTGATTATTTTGGTGCTTGGCACGATTTGGGCGGTACTCGATGACAAAATCTCAGTTGAAGCGCTGGGCAATATTCAGGCAGCGGGCTTCGGCGGCGGGCTGCTTGGTTTTGGAACGATTTTATATCGCATTATAAAAATGGCTTTGGCCGGAGGTAACAAGTAG